One segment of Rhipicephalus sanguineus isolate Rsan-2018 chromosome 6, BIME_Rsan_1.4, whole genome shotgun sequence DNA contains the following:
- the LOC125758837 gene encoding zinc finger BED domain-containing protein 5-like: MQHVVKVVNSVKARPKASRLFKVLCEEMGAEHQHLLLHTEVRWLLSGKVLARVLELREEPSLFLAEDRALGDPFQDSSFVAKLAYLCDLFEHLNHLNSSMQGMGTNVVSSGDKARGFCKKLQSWLSRVNRGDYSFKLLGGLAGSGIVSGSDKATITAHLSTLRCHIKDYFPESAPDTWLVAPFEAGVACFTYECVEAENELMELQENTVMKAKFATVSLEAFWLGTAECSPFSTRWL, from the coding sequence ATGCAACATGTTGTCAAAGTCGTGAACAGTGTAAAGGCAAGGCCTAAGGCCAGTCGCCTCTTCAAGGTACTGTGCGAGGAGATGGGTGCCGAGCACCAACACCTGCTCCTGCACACCGAGGTGCGTTGGTTGTTGAGCGGAAAAGTGCTCGCAAGGGTGCTCGAGCTTAGAGAGGAGCCGAGTCTTTTTTTGGCAGAAGATAGGGCCCTCGGAGATCCTTTTCAGGACTCTTCTTTTGTGGCAAAGCTTGCTTATCTGTGTGACCTGTTTGAGCACCTGAACCATCTTAACAGCAGCATGCAGGGGATGGGCACTAATGTGGTCTCTTCTGGGGACAAGGCAAGAGGCTTCTGTAAAAAGCTTCAAAGTTGGTTGAGCCGGGTAAACAGAGGCGACTATTCGTTTAAGCTGCTCGGTGGTCTTGCAGGCTCTGGAATAGTATCTGGAAGTGACAAAGCCACCATCACGGCCCATCTGAGCACATTAAGGTGCCACATTAAGGACTACTTCCCAGAATCTGCCCCGGACACATGGCTTGTGGCCCCTTTTGAGGCTGGCGTAGCTTGCTTTACATATGAATGTGTCGAAGCTGAAAATGAGCTGATGGAGCTCCAGGAAAACACAGTGATGAAGGCAAAGTTTGCCACTGTGAGCCTCGAGGCATTTTGGTTGGGGACTGCAGAATGTTCCCCCTTCTCCacgagatggctgtaa